Proteins co-encoded in one bacterium genomic window:
- a CDS encoding transglutaminase domain-containing protein has product MKGLLSGLGLLALLSTGLNALDTNNSNLATERSAMLEYYTSQGPMTDPGKHINLYEGLPDDVAGLVKVVQGAFLHIFWARAYGVQLTQEKASSVGMRTLEAKLAEIEKMDNRPIVEPRELENRLVANCRDYSLLLCSLLKYKGIPARARCGFGAYFMPGKYMDHWICEYWDVRRSEWVRVDAQLDSVQVKALGIEFDPLALPEGAFLAGGEAWTLCRAGKLDPDKCGFFDPPNLKGMWFIRGDMIRDFMALNKLEVLPWDSNDSGLMGIPDDKLTESDYAMLDKVAQLTTSGDSAFTELRELYESDSILRMPADWNP; this is encoded by the coding sequence GTGAAAGGTCTTCTTTCCGGATTGGGTCTATTGGCTTTACTCAGCACAGGACTCAACGCTCTAGATACTAATAACTCGAATTTGGCAACCGAAAGGAGCGCGATGCTCGAATACTACACCAGCCAGGGTCCAATGACCGACCCAGGGAAACACATCAATTTGTATGAAGGGTTGCCCGATGATGTCGCAGGACTCGTCAAGGTCGTACAGGGCGCATTCTTGCACATCTTTTGGGCACGCGCCTACGGCGTGCAGTTGACCCAGGAGAAGGCAAGCTCCGTCGGCATGCGCACCCTCGAAGCCAAGCTTGCCGAGATTGAGAAGATGGACAACCGTCCAATAGTCGAGCCTCGCGAGCTTGAAAACCGTCTTGTTGCCAACTGCAGGGATTACTCTCTGCTCCTTTGCTCGCTCCTGAAGTACAAAGGCATACCGGCAAGGGCAAGGTGCGGATTCGGAGCTTATTTTATGCCCGGGAAGTATATGGATCACTGGATATGCGAGTACTGGGATGTCAGACGCAGCGAGTGGGTTCGCGTTGACGCGCAGCTCGACAGCGTTCAGGTAAAGGCTTTGGGTATCGAGTTCGATCCTCTTGCATTGCCTGAAGGCGCATTCCTTGCGGGCGGCGAAGCCTGGACGCTCTGCCGTGCGGGCAAGCTCGACCCCGACAAGTGCGGCTTCTTCGATCCTCCTAACCTCAAAGGCATGTGGTTCATCAGAGGCGACATGATCCGCGACTTCATGGCCCTGAACAAGCTTGAGGTACTTCCGTGGGACTCCAATGACTCAGGGCTTATGGGAATTCCTGATGACAAGCTGACCGAAAGCGATTACGCCATGCTGGACAAGGTGGCTCAATTGACCACCTCAGGCGACAGCGCCTTCACGGAACTTCGGGAACTCTATGAGTCTGATTCGATCCTCAGGATGCCTGCGGACTGGAACCCGTAA